One genomic region from Pseudoduganella dura encodes:
- a CDS encoding DUF1993 family protein, producing MLAPSRVFLHYLDRLDHLLQRVAAFDPAVAGNRLHPDMAPLLQQARTAIGFTLRVSCPLAGRDIVSFQGEDFTLDGVRGELAQAAAWLAALPADAFDGMAGVQVDTVAGFAGLRFDGPDYFLLYGLPNFFFHYGMAYAIARQAGVPVGKADFDGFHAYPAGFSFPA from the coding sequence ATGCTTGCGCCATCCCGCGTTTTCCTGCATTACCTGGACCGCCTGGACCACCTGTTGCAACGTGTCGCGGCCTTCGATCCGGCCGTGGCGGGCAACCGCCTGCATCCGGACATGGCACCGCTGCTGCAACAGGCCCGCACCGCCATCGGCTTCACGCTGCGCGTCAGTTGCCCGCTGGCGGGGCGCGACATCGTCTCGTTCCAGGGCGAAGACTTCACGCTGGACGGCGTGCGCGGCGAGCTGGCGCAGGCCGCCGCCTGGCTGGCCGCGTTGCCTGCCGATGCATTCGACGGCATGGCGGGAGTGCAGGTGGACACGGTGGCGGGTTTTGCCGGACTGCGCTTCGACGGGCCGGATTACTTTTTACTGTACGGCCTGCCCAATTTCTTCTTCCATTACGGCATGGCCTACGCGATTGCAAGGCAGGCCGGCGTGCCGGTCGGCAAAGCCGATTTCGACGGCTTTCACGCGTACCCGGCGGGCTTTTCCTTTCCCGCATGA
- a CDS encoding efflux RND transporter periplasmic adaptor subunit: MTRKQKLAIALMCVVAAMLAALMLLRQPAGTEHEENGHAHEQEHGTGKETGKEHGHGSGEAAAGHKEHEDSHGHDDRHAESAPAAAATDAIAMTEAQIKANGIGIDAAQPASLRETLHLPAQVRADAERTVAVAAPARGMVQSVLVSPGSVVRKGQGLVTLQIAEVAQWRADAAAAAQRLQLARTVVERERRLWDERISARQDLDIAQAAFGEAQVQADAARQRLAALGIAASGGAAVILHAPLAGVVIERPAVAGMASDGTQPLLTIADLGRVWIEAAVPSGSLAQVEAGMPATVTATALAEAVRGTVSFVGPVLGETTRMATARIVLPNPGMRLRPGMLATVDLMGRQGDAAVTVAFDAVQTIHERSVVFVRTPGGFEARTVVTGRSDGRRTEIVKGLAAGSRYAASGSYLLKADLGKSEAEHDH; this comes from the coding sequence ATGACGAGAAAACAGAAACTGGCGATCGCGCTGATGTGCGTGGTGGCCGCAATGCTGGCCGCGCTGATGCTGTTGCGGCAGCCCGCCGGCACCGAACACGAGGAAAACGGGCACGCGCACGAACAGGAGCACGGCACCGGGAAGGAGACCGGAAAAGAGCACGGGCACGGCAGCGGCGAGGCGGCGGCCGGCCACAAGGAGCACGAGGATTCGCACGGCCACGACGACCGCCACGCCGAATCCGCCCCGGCGGCCGCGGCCACCGATGCGATCGCGATGACCGAAGCGCAGATCAAGGCCAACGGCATCGGCATCGACGCCGCGCAGCCGGCCAGCCTGCGCGAAACGCTGCACCTGCCCGCGCAGGTGCGCGCCGATGCGGAACGCACCGTCGCCGTCGCTGCACCGGCACGCGGCATGGTGCAGTCGGTGCTGGTGTCGCCGGGCAGCGTGGTGCGCAAGGGCCAGGGCCTGGTCACGCTGCAGATCGCGGAAGTGGCGCAGTGGCGCGCCGATGCCGCCGCCGCGGCGCAGCGGCTGCAGCTGGCCCGCACGGTGGTGGAACGCGAGCGCAGGCTGTGGGACGAGCGCATCTCGGCCCGGCAGGACCTCGATATCGCCCAGGCCGCGTTCGGCGAGGCGCAGGTGCAGGCCGATGCCGCACGCCAGCGCCTGGCCGCGCTGGGCATCGCGGCGTCGGGCGGCGCCGCCGTCATCCTCCATGCGCCGCTGGCCGGCGTGGTGATCGAACGGCCCGCCGTTGCGGGCATGGCGTCCGATGGCACCCAGCCGCTGCTGACCATCGCCGACCTGGGCCGCGTATGGATCGAAGCTGCGGTGCCGTCGGGCAGCCTGGCGCAGGTGGAAGCCGGCATGCCGGCCACGGTGACGGCGACCGCGCTGGCCGAAGCCGTGCGCGGCACCGTATCGTTCGTCGGCCCGGTGCTGGGCGAGACCACGCGCATGGCCACGGCCCGCATCGTGCTGCCGAACCCCGGCATGCGGCTGCGGCCCGGCATGCTGGCCACCGTCGACCTGATGGGCCGGCAGGGCGATGCGGCCGTGACCGTGGCCTTCGACGCGGTGCAGACGATCCACGAGCGCAGCGTGGTATTCGTGCGCACGCCGGGCGGCTTCGAGGCGCGTACCGTCGTCACCGGGCGGTCCGACGGGCGGCGTACCGAGATCGTCAAGGGTCTCGCCGCCGGCAGCCGCTATGCCGCGTCAGGCAGCTACCTGCTGAAGGCCGATCTCGGCAAGTCCGAAGCCGAGCACGATCACTAA
- a CDS encoding efflux RND transporter permease subunit, with product MYQKLIAAVIARRWLVVFAVLCLAALGVHSYRMLPIDAVPDITNVQVQVNVPAPGYSPVEVEQRITFPIETLMNGLPGLEQTRSLSKYGLSQVTVVFRDGTDIYFARQLVGERLQQARSQLPPGMEPSLGPIATGLGEIFYWTVEAKEGARKPDGTPYTPTDLREIQDWVVAPQLRGVAGVTEINTIGGYEKEFQVAPDMDRLAAHGLGLAQLVTALDRNNGNAGAGYIERGGEQFVVRTPGQLRTLEEIRNIVLDVVQGAPIRVRDVADVELGRELRTGAATENGREVVLGAVFMLIGQNSRSVADAARHRLEDINRSLPAGVQALPVYDRSVLVNKAIDTVRDNLAEGALLVIAILFFFLGNLRAALITALVIPLTMLMVFTGMVQAGVSANLMSLGALDFGIIIDGAVVIVENCIRRLAHAQAAAGRALTREERFAEVAAAAAEARRPLLFGQLIIMTVYLPIFALSGIEGRMFHPMAVTVVMALVAAMVLSVTFVPAAVALFVTKPVAEHDSRIMRGARDLYAPALDWVLRNRPVALTFAALAVLLSGVLATRLGTEFAPNLNEGDLAVLTMRIPGTSLQQSVQMQQRLERALLQQFPEIERMFARIGTSEVATDPMPPNAADSYIMLRPERDWPKPRKSHAELVEAITQAANRVPGNNYEFSQPIQLRFNELISGVRSDVAVKVFGDDPETMQAAAQLVARRLQKLPGAAEVKIEQTEGLPALTLQVDRIKAARYGLNVADVQEAFGTLVGGRDVGLVFEGDRRFAITVRLPEGLRNDVDTLRQLPIALPAASSTGNGRSSSIPLSEIATLTFVPEASQVSRENGKRRVVVTANVRGRDLGSFVADLKGGLKEVKLPAGTWLTLGGQFENLEKASQRLAIVVPLALAIVFALLYLMFNSLRDGLLVFTGIPFAMTGGVLALWLRGMPLSISAAIGFIALSGVAVLNGLVMLSFVRSLREQGYPPEQAMRDGAQGRLRAVLMTALVASLGFLPMALATSTGAEVQRPLATVVIGGILSSTALTLLILPALYLWMNRKAMK from the coding sequence ATGTACCAGAAACTGATTGCCGCGGTCATCGCGCGGCGCTGGCTCGTCGTGTTTGCGGTGCTGTGCCTGGCCGCCCTCGGCGTCCACAGCTACCGGATGCTGCCGATCGACGCGGTGCCGGACATCACCAACGTGCAGGTGCAGGTCAACGTGCCGGCGCCGGGCTATTCGCCGGTGGAGGTCGAGCAGCGCATCACGTTCCCGATCGAGACCTTGATGAACGGCCTGCCAGGGCTGGAGCAGACACGTTCGCTGTCGAAATACGGCCTGTCGCAGGTGACGGTCGTGTTCCGCGACGGCACCGATATCTACTTCGCCCGCCAGCTCGTGGGCGAGCGGCTGCAGCAGGCCCGGTCGCAACTGCCGCCGGGCATGGAACCTTCGCTGGGACCGATCGCCACCGGGCTCGGTGAAATCTTCTACTGGACGGTCGAGGCGAAGGAGGGCGCCCGCAAGCCGGACGGCACGCCGTACACCCCGACCGACCTGCGCGAGATCCAGGACTGGGTGGTGGCGCCGCAATTGCGCGGCGTGGCCGGCGTTACCGAGATCAACACGATCGGCGGCTACGAGAAGGAATTCCAGGTGGCGCCGGACATGGACCGGCTGGCCGCGCATGGCCTCGGTCTCGCGCAACTGGTCACGGCGCTCGACCGCAACAACGGCAATGCCGGAGCCGGCTACATCGAGCGGGGCGGCGAGCAGTTCGTGGTGCGCACGCCGGGCCAGCTGCGCACGCTGGAAGAAATCCGCAACATCGTGCTCGACGTGGTGCAGGGCGCGCCGATCCGCGTGCGCGACGTGGCGGACGTGGAGCTGGGCCGCGAACTGCGCACCGGCGCGGCCACCGAGAATGGCCGCGAGGTGGTGCTGGGCGCCGTGTTCATGCTGATCGGCCAGAACAGCCGCAGCGTGGCCGATGCCGCGCGCCACCGGCTGGAAGACATCAACCGCTCGCTGCCGGCCGGCGTGCAGGCCTTGCCCGTCTACGACCGCTCGGTGCTCGTCAACAAGGCGATCGACACGGTGCGCGACAACCTGGCCGAAGGCGCGTTGCTGGTGATCGCGATCCTGTTCTTTTTCCTCGGTAATTTGCGCGCCGCGCTGATCACCGCGCTGGTGATCCCGCTGACGATGCTGATGGTGTTTACCGGCATGGTGCAGGCGGGCGTCAGCGCCAACCTGATGAGCCTGGGCGCGCTGGATTTCGGCATCATCATCGACGGCGCCGTGGTGATCGTGGAGAACTGCATCCGCCGGCTCGCCCATGCGCAGGCTGCGGCGGGCAGGGCGCTGACGCGCGAGGAACGCTTCGCCGAAGTGGCCGCCGCCGCCGCGGAAGCGCGCCGGCCACTGCTGTTCGGCCAGCTGATCATCATGACGGTGTACCTGCCGATCTTCGCGCTGTCGGGCATCGAGGGGCGCATGTTCCACCCGATGGCGGTCACGGTGGTGATGGCGCTGGTGGCGGCGATGGTCCTGTCGGTGACGTTCGTGCCGGCCGCGGTGGCGCTGTTCGTCACGAAGCCGGTGGCCGAGCACGACAGCCGCATCATGCGCGGGGCGCGCGACCTGTATGCGCCGGCGCTCGACTGGGTACTGCGCAACCGGCCGGTGGCGCTGACGTTCGCCGCGCTGGCCGTGCTGCTCTCCGGCGTGCTGGCGACGCGGCTCGGCACCGAGTTCGCGCCGAACCTGAACGAGGGCGACCTGGCCGTGCTGACGATGCGCATACCCGGCACCAGCCTGCAGCAGTCGGTACAGATGCAGCAGCGGCTGGAACGCGCGCTGCTGCAGCAATTCCCGGAGATCGAACGCATGTTCGCCCGCATCGGCACCTCCGAAGTGGCGACCGACCCGATGCCGCCGAACGCGGCGGACAGCTACATCATGCTGCGGCCGGAACGGGACTGGCCGAAGCCGCGCAAGTCGCACGCCGAGTTGGTGGAAGCCATCACGCAGGCGGCCAACCGCGTTCCCGGCAACAACTACGAGTTCTCGCAGCCGATCCAGCTGCGCTTCAACGAGCTCATTTCGGGCGTGCGCAGCGACGTCGCCGTGAAGGTGTTCGGCGACGATCCGGAAACGATGCAGGCCGCCGCGCAGCTGGTGGCCCGGCGCCTGCAGAAGCTGCCCGGCGCGGCGGAAGTAAAGATCGAGCAGACCGAGGGCCTGCCGGCGCTGACCCTGCAGGTGGACCGCATCAAGGCGGCGCGCTATGGCCTGAACGTGGCGGACGTGCAGGAAGCGTTCGGCACGCTGGTGGGCGGGCGCGACGTGGGCCTGGTGTTCGAAGGCGACCGCAGGTTCGCCATCACCGTGCGCCTGCCGGAGGGACTGCGCAACGACGTGGACACGCTGCGGCAGTTGCCGATCGCGCTGCCGGCCGCCTCGTCCACGGGCAATGGCCGTTCATCGAGCATTCCGCTGTCGGAAATCGCCACGCTGACGTTCGTGCCCGAAGCCAGCCAGGTCAGCCGCGAGAACGGCAAGCGGCGCGTGGTCGTCACGGCCAACGTGCGCGGGCGCGACCTCGGTTCGTTCGTGGCGGACCTGAAGGGCGGGCTGAAGGAAGTGAAACTGCCGGCGGGCACCTGGCTGACCCTGGGCGGCCAGTTCGAGAACCTGGAAAAGGCCTCGCAGCGGCTGGCCATCGTGGTGCCGCTGGCGCTGGCCATCGTCTTCGCGCTGCTGTACCTGATGTTCAACAGCCTGCGCGACGGCCTGCTCGTGTTCACCGGCATTCCATTCGCGATGACCGGCGGCGTGCTGGCGCTGTGGCTGCGCGGCATGCCGCTGTCGATCTCGGCGGCGATCGGCTTCATCGCGCTGTCCGGCGTGGCGGTGCTGAACGGGCTGGTGATGCTGTCGTTCGTGCGCTCGCTGCGCGAGCAGGGCTATCCGCCCGAACAGGCGATGCGCGATGGCGCGCAGGGCCGGCTGCGGGCGGTGCTGATGACGGCGCTCGTGGCCTCGCTGGGCTTCCTGCCGATGGCGCTGGCCACCAGCACGGGCGCCGAGGTGCAGCGGCCGCTGGCCACGGTGGTGATCGGCGGCATCCTGTCCTCCACGGCGCTGACGCTGCTGATCCTGCCGGCGCTGTACCTGTGGATGAACCGCAAGGCGATGAAATGA
- a CDS encoding TolC family protein, with product MFIPPGRRFVPAVVLALACGIAAGAEPATAIPLDLPAAIALAVERHPALRAAAHEASAGAAAVEQAGRLPNPELAYLREGHRAGTRTTTVQVNQPLELGGKRQARVAVAQGALDLARSDHALRRQALRADVIDAFYTTLIAQERRQLAQATLELSGKSLEAVAGRVAAGKVSPVEASKARVAQADARVELERAAADLAIARNALGALTGESLEARELAGGAVATLPAVEPLPALLQRAAGALSVRRARQQLALRNAQADAERAARVPDVTLTIGSQRDDQLAHRQAVVGLAIPLPLFDRNGGNLAAAMARSDGARAELEAAELAARTDLAAARLRFGQARGEALLLEHDVVPEARSVHELSLKGFEYGKFTFLDVLDAQRTLFQARSRQWQAMLDAWRAHAAIERLAGPAQPD from the coding sequence ATGTTCATCCCGCCCGGACGACGATTCGTCCCGGCCGTGGTACTGGCACTCGCCTGCGGCATCGCCGCGGGCGCCGAGCCGGCCACGGCCATTCCGCTCGACCTGCCGGCCGCCATCGCGCTGGCCGTCGAGCGTCATCCCGCCCTGCGTGCCGCCGCGCACGAAGCCAGCGCCGGCGCCGCCGCCGTCGAGCAGGCCGGCCGCCTGCCCAATCCCGAACTGGCCTACCTGCGCGAAGGCCACCGCGCCGGCACCCGGACCACCACCGTGCAGGTCAATCAACCCCTCGAACTGGGCGGCAAGCGGCAAGCCCGCGTGGCGGTGGCGCAGGGCGCGCTCGATCTCGCCCGCAGCGACCACGCGCTGCGGCGGCAGGCGCTGCGTGCCGATGTCATCGATGCGTTCTACACCACGCTGATCGCGCAGGAGCGCCGGCAGCTCGCGCAGGCCACGCTGGAACTTTCCGGCAAGAGCCTGGAAGCGGTTGCCGGCCGGGTAGCGGCCGGCAAGGTCTCGCCGGTGGAAGCGAGCAAGGCGCGGGTGGCACAGGCCGATGCCCGCGTCGAACTCGAACGCGCCGCGGCCGACCTGGCGATCGCCCGCAACGCCCTCGGCGCACTGACCGGCGAATCGCTCGAAGCACGCGAACTGGCCGGCGGCGCCGTCGCCACGCTGCCGGCCGTGGAACCGCTGCCGGCGCTGCTGCAACGCGCGGCCGGGGCGCTCTCCGTGCGCCGTGCACGCCAGCAGCTTGCGTTGCGCAATGCGCAGGCCGATGCCGAGCGCGCGGCCCGCGTGCCGGACGTCACGCTCACCATCGGCAGCCAGCGCGACGACCAGCTGGCGCACCGCCAGGCGGTGGTCGGGCTGGCGATCCCGTTGCCGCTGTTCGACCGCAACGGAGGCAACCTGGCCGCCGCCATGGCCCGCTCGGACGGCGCCAGGGCGGAACTGGAAGCGGCCGAACTGGCGGCGCGGACCGACCTCGCGGCCGCCCGCCTGCGCTTCGGCCAGGCCCGCGGCGAAGCCCTGCTGCTGGAGCACGACGTGGTGCCCGAAGCACGCTCGGTCCACGAGCTGAGCCTGAAGGGATTCGAATACGGCAAGTTCACCTTCCTCGACGTGCTCGATGCCCAGCGCACGCTGTTCCAGGCCCGTTCCCGCCAGTGGCAGGCAATGCTCGACGCATGGCGTGCCCACGCCGCGATCGAGCGCCTGGCCGGCCCCGCACAACCCGATTGA
- a CDS encoding AraC family transcriptional regulator yields MSIVAKALWYIENNSARADLSLDDVAAACEASRFHLTRAFGLATGRTLMRYLRARRITQAALALADGAPDILAVALDAGYGSHEAFTRAFREQFGLTPEALRARGHCEGLDLVRALRLDHGGDLVLAAPRLVERPALTVAGLRERYSHETAAGIPAQWQRLAGHPVPACLVGSNEYGVCIEADGGAFDYLCGIEIAGRAPAGLVALAIPARHYAVFFHPGHIAAIRMTWRAIYDRWLPASGLRALGGPDFERYDGRFDVATGEGGVEIWIPVAAR; encoded by the coding sequence GTGAGCATCGTTGCCAAAGCGCTGTGGTATATCGAAAACAATTCCGCCCGTGCCGACCTGTCGCTCGATGACGTGGCGGCCGCCTGCGAGGCGTCGCGCTTCCACCTGACGCGCGCGTTCGGCCTGGCCACGGGCCGCACGCTGATGCGCTACCTGCGTGCAAGGCGCATCACGCAAGCCGCGCTGGCGCTGGCCGATGGCGCGCCCGACATCCTCGCGGTCGCCCTCGACGCCGGCTATGGCTCCCATGAAGCATTTACACGGGCATTTCGCGAACAGTTCGGCCTCACGCCGGAAGCGCTGCGCGCCCGGGGCCATTGCGAAGGGCTGGACCTGGTGCGGGCGCTGCGGCTCGACCACGGCGGCGACCTCGTCCTCGCGGCTCCCCGGCTGGTCGAACGGCCCGCATTGACCGTGGCCGGCCTGCGCGAACGCTACAGCCACGAAACCGCCGCCGGCATTCCCGCGCAATGGCAGCGGCTGGCCGGCCACCCGGTGCCCGCCTGCCTGGTCGGATCGAACGAATACGGCGTGTGCATCGAAGCGGACGGCGGCGCATTCGATTACCTGTGCGGCATCGAGATCGCCGGCAGGGCGCCTGCCGGGCTCGTGGCGCTGGCGATCCCGGCGCGGCACTACGCCGTCTTCTTCCACCCCGGCCACATCGCGGCGATCCGCATGACGTGGCGCGCGATCTACGACCGCTGGCTGCCGGCTTCGGGCCTGCGCGCGCTGGGCGGCCCGGACTTCGAACGCTATGACGGACGCTTCGACGTGGCCACCGGCGAAGGCGGCGTGGAAATCTGGATCCCGGTGGCGGCCCGATGA
- a CDS encoding apolipoprotein N-acyltransferase — MKRRLITSVALAVAGGIAMRLAFGLEPVWWLAWIAPAPVLIAALRSSTGAARGLALLAGLIASGGLFSYFSLVMPLPVAALVTVLLALAWVLVSLLARHVMLRTASAWSVLAYPLLWCAVDTLLATLHPDGNWGSLAYSQADFAPAVQVVSLTGVAGLVFAVALVPAVIALAAVRGWSAMKVPAGCTLALVAAIFAFGYVRIPAPAPIAGDRIGLAAIDDFIGPRVPEAQVERIWAQYERHVNALAAQGARIVVLPEKIAVVAPDAAARLSQRLGSLAARNRVWLVAGIGTDDNGRKHNLAWLFGPDGRRDASYVKHHMAPPEREFLPGTGYDVRPIGDTAYGLAICKDMHFAGMGRAYGRRHAQAMLVPAWDFNLDARYAARLSALRGVESGFAMVRAARDGLLTVTDAYGRVTAETRSAPLPGATLLATVPAARVDTLYARTGDWFGWLCTGAALLMLLQWRGLRHAGKEKPAGYA, encoded by the coding sequence ATGAAGCGCCGGCTCATCACCAGCGTGGCGCTGGCGGTCGCGGGCGGCATCGCCATGCGCCTTGCCTTCGGCCTCGAACCGGTGTGGTGGCTGGCGTGGATCGCACCCGCGCCCGTATTGATCGCCGCACTTCGCAGCAGCACCGGAGCGGCACGCGGACTCGCGCTGCTGGCGGGGCTGATCGCTTCGGGCGGCCTGTTTTCCTATTTTTCGCTGGTGATGCCGCTACCGGTCGCCGCGCTGGTGACGGTGCTGCTGGCGCTGGCGTGGGTGCTGGTGAGCCTGCTGGCGCGGCACGTGATGCTGCGCACCGCGTCCGCATGGTCCGTGCTGGCTTACCCGCTGCTGTGGTGCGCGGTCGACACGCTGCTGGCGACCCTGCACCCGGACGGCAACTGGGGCAGCCTGGCGTATTCGCAGGCGGACTTCGCGCCCGCCGTGCAGGTCGTCTCGCTGACCGGAGTCGCCGGGCTGGTGTTCGCGGTGGCGCTGGTCCCCGCCGTGATCGCACTGGCAGCGGTGCGCGGCTGGTCGGCGATGAAGGTGCCGGCCGGCTGCACACTGGCGCTCGTTGCCGCCATCTTCGCCTTCGGTTACGTCCGCATTCCCGCCCCGGCGCCCATCGCCGGCGACCGCATCGGCCTGGCCGCGATCGACGATTTCATCGGCCCGCGCGTGCCGGAGGCGCAGGTCGAGCGCATCTGGGCGCAGTACGAACGCCACGTGAACGCGCTGGCCGCGCAGGGTGCCCGCATCGTCGTGCTGCCGGAAAAGATCGCGGTCGTGGCACCGGATGCCGCCGCGCGGCTGTCGCAGCGCCTGGGCTCGCTGGCGGCCCGCAACCGCGTATGGCTGGTGGCCGGCATCGGCACCGACGACAACGGCCGCAAGCACAACCTGGCGTGGCTGTTCGGGCCCGATGGAAGGCGCGACGCCAGCTACGTGAAACACCACATGGCACCGCCGGAGCGCGAATTCCTGCCCGGCACGGGATACGACGTGCGCCCCATCGGCGACACCGCCTACGGCCTGGCGATCTGCAAGGACATGCATTTCGCCGGCATGGGCCGTGCCTATGGCCGGCGCCATGCGCAGGCGATGCTGGTGCCGGCCTGGGATTTCAACCTGGATGCGCGTTATGCGGCGCGGTTGTCGGCGCTGCGTGGCGTGGAAAGCGGCTTCGCGATGGTGCGCGCCGCGCGCGACGGCCTGCTGACCGTGACCGATGCGTATGGCCGCGTGACGGCCGAAACCCGCTCGGCGCCGCTGCCCGGCGCAACGCTGCTGGCAACCGTGCCGGCGGCGCGGGTCGACACGCTGTACGCCCGCACCGGCGACTGGTTCGGCTGGCTGTGCACCGGGGCCGCGCTGCTGATGCTGTTGCAGTGGCGTGGCTTACGTCATGCGGGAAAGGAAAAGCCCGCCGGGTACGCGTGA